The Halosimplex litoreum genome has a window encoding:
- a CDS encoding dolichyl-phosphate hexose transferase, protein MGTYNEEAAIGAVLDDVDRVTDGRANVVCVDGSDDRTPEIAREHGARVIEQEPQGYGVAVRAAVLAADRPVVVTTDCDDTYPMEALPEFLDLVNDGADVVSGDRITPGADAMPAFNRQGNRAFALLASGLMGERVYDTTTGMRAYRREVVQEITWTENTGLSAELLVRPLMRGYDVREVPIEYDERKGETKLDPLAGGAAIAKSIVKVCLEERRR, encoded by the coding sequence ATGGGCACGTACAACGAGGAGGCGGCGATCGGGGCGGTCCTCGACGACGTCGACCGGGTGACCGACGGCCGGGCGAACGTGGTCTGCGTCGACGGCTCGGACGACCGGACGCCGGAGATCGCCCGCGAGCACGGGGCCCGCGTCATCGAACAGGAGCCCCAGGGCTACGGCGTGGCCGTCCGCGCGGCAGTGCTCGCGGCCGACCGGCCCGTCGTGGTCACGACCGACTGCGACGACACCTACCCGATGGAGGCCCTACCGGAGTTCCTCGACCTCGTCAACGACGGCGCCGACGTGGTCAGCGGCGACCGCATCACACCCGGTGCCGACGCGATGCCGGCGTTCAACCGCCAGGGCAACCGCGCGTTCGCCCTCCTCGCCAGCGGCCTGATGGGCGAGCGCGTCTACGACACGACGACCGGCATGCGCGCCTACCGCCGCGAGGTCGTCCAGGAGATCACCTGGACCGAGAACACCGGCCTCTCGGCAGAACTGCTCGTGCGGCCGCTGATGCGGGGTTACGACGTTCGCGAAGTGCCGATCGAGTACGACGAGCGCAAAGGCGAGACGAAGCTCGACCCGCTCGCCGGCGGCGCCGCAATCGCCAAGTCCATCGTGAAAGTCTGTCTCGAAGAGCGACGCCGGTAG
- the trmB gene encoding HTH-type sugar sensing transcriptional regulator TrmB — protein sequence MAGDDLLASLEAVSERFDFGEYEAKAYLTILEHGQVTASEIADYTDIPQPRVYDTVRSLSDIGLVELQESRPMKVLALDPAEAFDDLQESLDTLVDGLEQQYTQPARGTEAVSLVKSRPTILRYLSEVIDSAQYELMLSLTPELLERFESQLRHQYEEGVAIELLISPAAEVEASDEHEYDDLASTVKERRGVTTPVVAVADGRYSIYATRESLKGDTDRYGVIFDRSELGFLVSMFMNTVLWTTAETVRTDGEELTFPRRYGTIRRAIADMVDLEGEFYATIEGRDVLTGEELVVAGKVADASITPSLEEASLVVETDEGRVTVGGQVAALEDIESFEIRVGRDSPPEPAD from the coding sequence ATGGCTGGTGACGACCTCCTCGCCTCGCTCGAAGCGGTCTCCGAGCGGTTCGACTTCGGGGAGTACGAGGCCAAGGCGTACCTCACGATCCTCGAACACGGACAGGTCACGGCGTCGGAGATCGCCGACTACACCGATATCCCCCAGCCGCGTGTCTACGACACGGTCCGGAGCCTGAGCGACATCGGTCTCGTCGAGCTCCAGGAGTCGCGACCCATGAAGGTGCTGGCGCTCGACCCCGCCGAGGCGTTCGACGACCTCCAGGAGTCACTGGACACGCTCGTCGACGGGCTCGAACAGCAGTACACCCAGCCCGCTCGCGGCACGGAAGCGGTCTCGCTCGTCAAGTCTCGGCCCACGATCCTCCGATATCTCTCCGAGGTCATCGATTCGGCGCAGTACGAGCTGATGCTCTCGCTGACGCCCGAACTGCTGGAGCGCTTCGAGAGCCAGCTCCGCCACCAGTACGAGGAGGGTGTGGCCATCGAGCTTCTCATCTCGCCGGCGGCGGAGGTCGAAGCCTCCGATGAGCACGAGTACGACGACCTCGCCAGCACGGTCAAGGAGCGCCGCGGCGTCACGACGCCGGTCGTCGCCGTCGCCGACGGCCGCTACTCGATCTACGCTACCCGCGAGAGTCTGAAGGGCGACACCGACCGCTACGGCGTCATCTTCGACCGCTCGGAGCTGGGCTTTCTCGTCTCGATGTTCATGAACACCGTCCTGTGGACCACTGCCGAGACGGTCCGGACGGACGGCGAGGAGCTGACGTTCCCCCGGCGCTACGGGACGATCCGCCGCGCTATCGCCGACATGGTCGATCTCGAGGGCGAGTTCTACGCGACCATCGAAGGCCGGGACGTGCTGACCGGCGAGGAACTGGTCGTCGCGGGGAAAGTCGCGGACGCGAGTATCACCCCGAGCCTCGAAGAGGCGTCGCTCGTCGTCGAGACCGACGAGGGCCGAGTCACCGTCGGCGGGCAGGTCGCCGCGCTCGAGGACATCGAATCCTTCGAGATCCGGGTCGGCCGCGACTCGCCGCCGGAACCCGCCGACTGA
- a CDS encoding helix-turn-helix transcriptional regulator — MSSESIVGYVLGSSVRTDVLLAVVVERRSMAALIDAVEASESAVYNAVGDLERKGLVRSLETDWAATGSGQLVADLIEQQGNLCRLLADDYWRSHDVSALPRRFRLRLTELAGAEVVRASDTDPHAVVREVRDRVDRAGTNVDIVTPIYQAEYEAVMPDSADARLLVDESVALDALERVDSPDEADQWTETTVRVLDADVGIAVTDEEVMLSLPTIDGQWDSRTEVVAADDRAMEWGRDLFEHYWDRATPNDEFVAEYVADPP; from the coding sequence GTGAGTTCTGAGTCCATCGTCGGTTACGTGCTCGGGTCGTCGGTCCGGACGGACGTGTTGCTCGCGGTCGTCGTCGAGCGGCGGTCGATGGCTGCGCTCATCGACGCGGTCGAGGCGAGCGAGTCCGCCGTCTACAACGCAGTCGGCGACCTCGAACGCAAGGGGCTGGTGCGCTCGCTGGAGACGGACTGGGCGGCGACGGGGAGCGGACAGCTGGTCGCGGACCTGATCGAACAGCAAGGGAACCTCTGTCGGCTGCTCGCCGACGACTACTGGCGGAGCCACGACGTGTCCGCGCTCCCCCGTCGGTTCCGGCTCAGGCTGACCGAACTAGCCGGCGCCGAGGTGGTCCGCGCTTCGGACACCGACCCCCACGCGGTCGTCAGGGAGGTCCGCGACCGTGTCGACCGGGCGGGCACGAACGTCGACATCGTGACACCGATCTACCAGGCCGAGTACGAGGCCGTCATGCCCGACTCGGCCGACGCGCGACTGCTAGTCGACGAGAGCGTCGCCCTCGACGCTCTCGAGCGCGTCGACTCGCCCGACGAGGCCGACCAGTGGACCGAGACCACCGTCCGTGTGCTCGACGCCGACGTGGGCATCGCCGTCACCGACGAGGAGGTCATGCTCTCGCTGCCCACCATCGACGGCCAGTGGGACTCCCGTACCGAGGTAGTGGCCGCGGACGACCGCGCGATGGAGTGGGGCCGGGACCTGTTCGAACACTACTGGGACCGTGCGACACCGAACGACGAGTTCGTCGCCGAGTACGTCGCCGACCCACCGTAG